In Rhea pennata isolate bPtePen1 chromosome 22, bPtePen1.pri, whole genome shotgun sequence, a single genomic region encodes these proteins:
- the RBP7 gene encoding retinoid-binding protein 7 isoform X1, whose translation MAMEDPDKKTEVVLLACGSFNPITNMHLRLFELAKDYFHETGKYKVIKGIISPVGDAYKKKGLISANHRVTMAKLATKSSDWVEVDDWESCQSEWLETLKVLRYHHQKLSSPDPTNSLQNAIPLTKPGRKRKHEPNRHDPIKKKNQSPDIKSVPQVKLLCGSDMLESFGIPNLWKLEDITEIVANHGLTLAMPVDFSGTWNLTSNDNFEGYMLALGIDFATRKIAKMLKPQKVIKQDGDSFSIHTTSPFRDYLLHFKIGEEFEEDNKGLDNRKCKSLVTWDNDKLVCVQTGEKKNRGWTHWIEGDDLHLELRCENQVCKQIYKRA comes from the exons ATGGCTATGGAAGATCCCGACAAGAAGACTGAAGTAGTACTGCTGGCCTGTGGGTCCTTCAATCCCATCACCAACATGCATCTAAGACTATTTGAACTGGCTAAAGACTACTTTCATGAAACAG gaaaatacaaagtaatCAAGGGAATCATTTCACCAGTAGGTGACGCATATAAGAAGAAAGGTCTGATCAGTGCCAATCACCGAGTAACTATGGCAAAACTAGCTACAAAAAGCTCAGATTGGGTGGAAGTTGATGACTGGGAAAGCTGCCAGAGTGAGTGGTTGGAAACACTCAAAGTTTTAAG GTATCATCATCAAAAGCTTTCATCTCCAGATCCCACAAACAGTCTGCAGAATGCTATACCTTTAACAAAGCCAGGACGGAAAAGGAAGCATGAACCGAATAGGCATGAccccattaaaaagaaaaatcagagtcCAGATATAAAAA gtgtCCCACAGGTTAAACTGCTTTGTGGAAGTGACATGCTGGAATCTTTTGGGATCCCCAATCTGTGGAAGTTGGAGGACATCACTGAAATTGTGGCAAATCATGGTCTC ACTCTGGCAATGCCTGTGGATTTCAGTGGAACCTGGAACCTTACTAGCAATGACAACTTCGAAGGTTACATGCTGGCCTTAG gTATTGACTTTGCAACACGCAAGATAGCAAAAATGCTGAAACCACAGAAGGTGATCAAACAGGATGGTGACTCATTTTCTATCCATACCACAAGCCCATTCAGAGATTACTTGCTCCATTTCAAAATTGGAGAAGAGTTTGAAGAAGATAATAAAGGTTTGGATAATAGAAAATGTAAG AGTCTAGTTACCTGGGACAATGACAAACTTGTCTGTGTCCAGACTGGTGAAAAGAAGAACAGAGGCTGGACTCACTGGATTGAAGGAGATGACCTTCATCTG gaGCTTCGTTGTGAGAATCAAGTATGTAAACAAATCTACAAGAGAGCTTGA
- the RBP7 gene encoding retinoid-binding protein 7 isoform X2 → MAKFPRCNLPDRSTAFSYHLYKILCSHCAQQQYQQNKRFSVQGVWKLVGKSGTKDLLQTLAMPVDFSGTWNLTSNDNFEGYMLALGIDFATRKIAKMLKPQKVIKQDGDSFSIHTTSPFRDYLLHFKIGEEFEEDNKGLDNRKCKSLVTWDNDKLVCVQTGEKKNRGWTHWIEGDDLHLELRCENQVCKQIYKRA, encoded by the exons ATGGCAAAGTTTCCGAGATGCAACCTACCTGATAGGTCAACAGCTTTTTCATACCATCTCTACAAAATTCTCTGTTCACATTGTGCACAACAACAATACCAGCAGAATAAGAGATTCTCAGTGCAAGGAGTCTGGAAGCTAGTGGGCAAGTCTGGAACCAAGGACTTGCTGCAG ACTCTGGCAATGCCTGTGGATTTCAGTGGAACCTGGAACCTTACTAGCAATGACAACTTCGAAGGTTACATGCTGGCCTTAG gTATTGACTTTGCAACACGCAAGATAGCAAAAATGCTGAAACCACAGAAGGTGATCAAACAGGATGGTGACTCATTTTCTATCCATACCACAAGCCCATTCAGAGATTACTTGCTCCATTTCAAAATTGGAGAAGAGTTTGAAGAAGATAATAAAGGTTTGGATAATAGAAAATGTAAG AGTCTAGTTACCTGGGACAATGACAAACTTGTCTGTGTCCAGACTGGTGAAAAGAAGAACAGAGGCTGGACTCACTGGATTGAAGGAGATGACCTTCATCTG gaGCTTCGTTGTGAGAATCAAGTATGTAAACAAATCTACAAGAGAGCTTGA
- the LZIC gene encoding protein LZIC: MASRGTTETSKLKQNLEEQLDRLMQQLQDLEECREELDADEYEETKKETLEQLSEINDSLKKIMSGDMTLVDELSGMQLAIQAAISQAFKTPEVIRMFAKKQPRQLRTRLAEMDRDLMVGKLGRDLYTQQKVEILTALRKLGEKLTPDDETFLSANAGAALSQFEKVSTDLGSGDKVFALASFEVEKAKQ, translated from the exons atggcTTCAAGAGGAACAACAGAAACCAGTAAGCTAAAGCAGAACTTGGAAGAGCAGTTGGATAGATTAATGCAGCAGCTTCAAGATTTGGAAGAATGcag AGAGGAACTAGATGCAGATGAATatgaagagacaaaaaaagaaactctagAACAGCTGAGTGAGATCAATGACTCACTGAAGAAGATTATGTCTGGAGATATGACTTTGGTGGATGAGCTCAGCGGGATGCAGCTG GCAATACAAGCAGCCATCAGCCAAGCATTTAAAACTCCGGAAGTAATTAGAATGTTTGCAAAGAAACAACCGAGGCAATTAAGGACAAGGTTGGCAGAG ATGGACCGAGACCTAATGGTTGGGAAGTTGGGACGGGACCTCTACACACAGCAGAAAGTGGAAATCCTGACTGCCCTCAGGAAGCTTGGTGAGAAG CTGACTCCAGATGATGAGACTTTCTTGTCAGCAAATGCTGGTGCAGCCTTGAGCCAGTTTGAGAAAGTCTCCACTGACCTTG GATCAGGAGACAAAGTCTTTGCTCTAGCAAGTTTTGAAgtagaaaaggcaaaacaatGA